ATTCCAAAATGCATTGAACATTAAATATACTTTCCTCAAAATACCCAGTGATCACATGTATTGAAGATTTGGGGTTTTGTCTCCTaaaatttttgtgaaaaataagatACAAATAATCTGGGCGAATGCAAAATTATATGGGGCGGTGTGCAATTACATAATTTAGGATGATTGTTAACCATTTTGCGCTTTTAACACAGtgatacaaaacatttaaaagagaaacatgtttaaatatattatttgtatccGTTATCTTCATCTATTAACATCTGGATTTGagtttaacaatattaatggCAAGTTATGAAAAGCCCGTTTTCCTTCCTTCATTATTATGTATTCATTATCCACACATGCAACATTACCTCAGATCATGTGTTGTGAATAATAATGAGTCATCAGAGACACTTTCACTCTTACCGGTGCAAGTgcagttaaaatgaaatgcatcgaaaccgttttaaatgtaaaaaaaggcaaaaatggccacaaatgtgttatttttattatttctttcatgAGTTGCAAAACCTCTAGCCGTTCATCTAATATACAAATACACCAGTTGAACATCCATGCAGAGGTGCGGCAAGTAAAATTACACTCCATCAAACAACTcgcacttcaaaataaaaatatatatatatatattataggttGATTACCACAGTGAAAATATTATCCATGCACACAGGTTACAAACACCAGAGTTGACGGGATCCACTATAAACAAATCACGCTGAACTCCAGGTAAACAGTTCACTTCTACATCAAGTACATAGGATTGgcactttttcattttgcaatatACACCTGTTAAAACAGGAAGACTCCAGCATTCGAGTGGTTTAGGAAATTAAAGGCTTAATGAAACACTTGAATCTAAATGAAAAGCttcatatgcttttttttttgcactcaaaTAATTACTGCACAATCCACAGATCATAAATATAGAAAAGTTCTTTTCCATTCCCTGCATTGCCTTTGTAACCAACCGGCTGTTAGTTAGTTTCAATGGGAtcgtttttgatgttttttttagcattttaatgagTACTAGCTGCCTCATTACCTCAAAAATGCTCTTTATCTATAAAGCGCAGCCAGAAGGGAAATAAACGCTTACTAAATtgatatacttttatataaatcaaaaaGGAGGCTAGACAGTCTTTCCAATAATTGAATAGCTATTTTGGATTGcgtaatcagaaaaaaataacaaatacatcaGGCCAGAAAAGAAAGATCCATGCATCCGGCCATTCATGTTCAATTTCAACCACTTTTCAATTCATATGGTTTCTGTCTGTTGAAAACGCAAATTGCACATCAGACCCACCATTTGCATAATGACAGATAATCATATCCAGATCCTTTCCACATAATTCTACTACATTTTAGCATTTGAATTTTACCATTACATTTTTGGTTACAGGATTGAAATTTAGATCTCATGAGTAGATATTTACTCGTTACTTTGCTCTGTGTAAGTAGTGTGCATGGAAAGACTTTCAAAGACCCTGTTTCTTAAAAAGGCTTTTGTGAAGAGTCCAAGCCAGAACCCTCATTTCATACAATGATATCCAGCAAACAGATACAGATAACAATGCTCAGTCTAAAAATGATCTAATCTGAGCAAAtctaaacatgcaaaaaaatttaaataaaagacaaaaaaaaaccaaccaaaACGATAAACGATCTTTAGTAAGGCTTCTGGGTTTCACCAAATGACATTCTGCACATTTGCAAGAATACGTCATCGCATTTACAAGTTTACGCCAAAGTCTGACTCCGACACATGCAGTGTGACGCAACATTGTTCAGTCTGCTTATTTGTCCTCCAAATTAGCCAGCAGACGCGTCCCGGATCAAAGCTAACATTAGCACAGAGGGCCATTGTGAAGCTTCAAAGGACTGCGGCTCTGGAAAGAAGTCTTTACAATCAAAAAGGTAAACGCTTGGTCTTAATTAGGCTAAACGCGTAGAACAACCAAAATACGGCAACATACAAAAAGACTTTGTCATAGACTCTATATTTACGGGCAACTAATTTAAAGCTATGCTGACACCTCGATCCGGAGCAGGTGGTGGTTGTTGCTACTGAATCTGTAAATGCTAAATTAACCACCGCTACATGAAAGACAACGAAAGCAAATATCTAGCACTTATTCCACCTCTGAAGACAGCGTCCCATTCTGATGGGCCTAAAATCCAGACAAGAGCTTGCACAAAGCGACCTCCCGTTCACCTAACAGCATGTCTCGTTTCAGGCTAGTGCCTTTATTCACAACCTTGATCTTCAAAGCTAGGTTCTTAACCTGAGCCAAGTCACCGAATCAAAAAAGAAGTCCTCGTTGAAGACGGGATTGCGGCTGTTCTTGATTATCGTGCTCCTCTGCTTCTGCAGCTTGCCCGGATTGAGGTAGAGCGACACGCAACAGTTGATGCTCTTAATGTCAAACACGGGATCATACAGGTCCTCGGCCGCCATAATGCGGATTCGCAGGCGGGCCGTACCTCCGTCGTAGTCTGCGCAAAGCCGGACGGTGCCTCCTTTGTGCATGTTGATGGTGTGCTCTTTTGTTGGCGGTCCGCTCCGTGAAGGTGGTCCAGAGCTCCGCCACCTTGCAAAGAGGAACAATGGCTCCGTCTAGAAACGTTAGGACTGGGCTCCGCTGAGCTGCACTCGTCTGTGGATAAGGAACTGTGCCTGGCAAATGTCCGCTTACCTTTGGCGACCTTGGCCTGTGTCTCGTGGGTAAAGATCTTCAGTAAAGAGGCGGAGCGAGAGAGCAGCGGCGAACTGAACGGGGACGACTCTGCCGAGGAGCAGGTGTCGCTCTCGCCACCGCTGAAGTACCGGTAGGGGTTTATGTGAGAGCTGCTGAAGTCCGGAGGGTTGAGGTGATTCCCTTCGTTGCTGCTCTTGCCTTGGGACTTGCGTTGGGTATTGGGTGACGTGACCGGACTGGTGTGGTCGCAGTGGAACAGGGACTCTTTCCGCCGGGTGTGGGGACTCTCCATCAACGTGGCAAATCCGTAAGAAGTCTGAGTCTTTGGGATGTAAGGAAGCGACATGGCGGTCTGGGATTGAGGGTCGGCGTTGGTGTCACCCGCCCGCGACTTCGTCGGCGCGCTCGATCTGAATGATGTGGCGGTTAGCCGCCCTGAGCAGGTTCTTGGTGTCTCCTGCCAACTTGCTGACCAGTCGCGGGCTACGAGGGCTGCTGATCTTCTTGTTGCTGATGGTTTGCTCCGAGGTCGAGGGTTTCAGACTTTCTTTGGACTTGACGTCAGAAGCGTCGGTCTCTGGTGGGCAGCTTACCAGCTTAGGGGATGAAGAAATCTGGAATCTTGTCGGGTGTGAGGACGTTGCTATAGACAGGCGCCTTCCCCTTGTCACCCGCCTCTCCTTGGCGGAGCACATTTGTTTCGACTGAGTCCCGGATCTTCTCCAGAACCCACATGATCCCTCTGGGCTGAAGCCGCTGGGTGATGCCTGTAATCATAAGCAAGAGAACAGGTAAGAACAGATTAAGACTCctcaaccttttttttgtgaGGTGGGTGAAGGTCTTAACACGAGCGACAAATcccctttattttcatatgtaatatattttagacTTTAATAAAACTACATTGTAGTATATGAAGTTCATGTAGAGTTGACAGACTCGGTATGAGATAGCATTTCTTTTAGAATGGCATAAAACAATTTTCTCAAATTGAGTCAAAtcatatgtaattatttgtatattattgtttatgGATTATGAAACTTTGGACTAGATTTCATATAAAGCGGTTCATgcaaaaaatgatgcattaaatatgcactGTACATCAACAaatcaaacaatataaaaaaaattatggacAAAGACAACTGGcaactttttttctctggcATCATACAGATCCTCGGGAATGTTTTTCCTCGGTTCATGTCCTGGAGTACCCAGTAACCGTAGATTTTGTCCTTATGTAACACATCTGATTAATATCATCAGCTTATTAAAAGAGGCTCTGAAGAGACCTTCACTGGGTACTTCAGATAAGAGAGACAACCAAAATGCGGTCTCCAGTCTGCGGTACTCCAGATCAGAATTAAAAGCAACTTCATTAGTCTTGCTAAAAAGGTTTAAGACAAACTAT
This window of the Puntigrus tetrazona isolate hp1 chromosome 22, ASM1883169v1, whole genome shotgun sequence genome carries:
- the LOC122327124 gene encoding LOW QUALITY PROTEIN: C2 calcium-dependent domain-containing protein 4C (The sequence of the model RefSeq protein was modified relative to this genomic sequence to represent the inferred CDS: inserted 6 bases in 4 codons) gives rise to the protein MWVLEKIRDSVETNVLRQGEAGDKGKAPVYSNVLTPDKIPDFFIXPKLVSCPPETDASDVKSKESLKPSTSEQTISNKKISSPRSPRLVSKLAGDTKNLLRAANRHIIQIERADEXSRAGDTNADPQSQTAMSLPYIPKTQTSYGFATLMESPHTRRKESLFHCDHTSPVTSPNTQRKSQGKSSNEGNHLNPPDFSSSHINPYRYFSGGESDTCSSAESSPFSSPLLSRSASLLKIFTHETQAKVAKGKRTFARHSSLSTDECSSAEPSPNVSRRSHCSSLQGGGALDHLHGAXPPTKEHTINMHKGGTVRLCADYDGGTARLRIRIMAAEDLYDPVFDIKSINCCVSLYLNPGKLQKQRSTIIKNSRNPVFNEDFFFDSVTXAQVKNLALKIKVVNKGTSLKRDMLLGEREVALCKLLSGF